From a region of the Salinispira pacifica genome:
- the prfB gene encoding peptide chain release factor 2 (programmed frameshift), with protein MLEELQTPIKELQSLIYDTWGLFDSDALKEEVARLEGQTSDPEFWNDRARAEKIMTQIKQMRDRWEPWEEMTGQIDDLLDLFEMAKAEGDDSLEDDIRATLEELQNRYDKLRVLELLSDQHDPASCYLTIHSGAGGTEACDWVSMLLRMYSRWIESRGYKAQTLDLQEAEGGIKSVTLEVDGAYAYGYLKSETGVHRLVRISPFDSSGRRHTSFASVYASPVIDDEIDVDVAPDDIRVDTYRAGGAGGQHVNKTDSAVRITHLETGIVVQCQNERSQHKNKDRAMKMLKSRLYDYYKAKQEEEKQENAAEKLDISWGSQIRSYVFQPYTMVKDARTKTETGNIQAVMDGGIDDFIESYLKMKWDESQ; from the exons ATGCTTGAAGAATTGCAAACACCCATAAAAGAGCTCCAGAGCTTAATCTATGACACATGG GGTCTCTTTGACTCGGATGCACTGAAAGAGGAAGTGGCCCGGCTTGAAGGACAAACCTCCGATCCCGAGTTCTGGAACGACAGAGCCCGGGCGGAAAAAATCATGACCCAGATCAAACAGATGCGGGACCGGTGGGAGCCATGGGAAGAGATGACCGGGCAGATTGATGATCTGCTGGATCTTTTTGAAATGGCCAAGGCTGAAGGGGATGACTCACTGGAAGATGATATCCGGGCCACTCTGGAGGAGCTGCAGAACCGCTACGATAAGCTGCGGGTTCTTGAACTCCTCTCGGACCAGCATGATCCGGCCAGCTGTTATCTTACCATTCATTCAGGGGCAGGAGGCACCGAGGCCTGTGACTGGGTGAGCATGCTGTTGAGAATGTACAGCCGGTGGATCGAATCCCGCGGATACAAGGCACAGACCCTGGATCTTCAGGAGGCCGAGGGGGGCATTAAATCCGTTACCCTTGAAGTGGACGGAGCCTACGCCTACGGATATCTGAAGAGCGAAACCGGGGTTCACCGCCTGGTGCGGATATCCCCCTTCGATTCCTCGGGCAGACGCCACACATCCTTTGCCTCGGTGTACGCATCCCCGGTGATTGATGATGAAATTGATGTGGATGTGGCCCCTGATGATATCCGGGTGGACACCTACCGAGCGGGAGGTGCCGGCGGCCAGCATGTGAATAAAACCGATTCAGCGGTGCGGATCACCCATTTGGAAACCGGCATCGTTGTCCAGTGTCAGAATGAACGGAGTCAGCATAAGAACAAGGACAGGGCGATGAAAATGCTCAAGTCCCGTCTGTATGACTATTACAAGGCGAAGCAGGAAGAGGAAAAGCAGGAGAATGCGGCGGAAAAACTGGATATCTCCTGGGGATCCCAGATTCGTTCCTATGTTTTCCAGCCCTATACAATGGTGAAGGATGCCCGGACCAAAACGGAAACCGGCAACATTCAGGCCGTCATGGACGGCGGTATCGATGATTTTATCGAGTCCTATTTGAAAATGAAATGGGATGAGAGTCAGTAA
- a CDS encoding response regulator — MNVLVVDDLPFMRMLMTQAVEEAGFQVAGQAVNGRQAVRMFRENPGLLTLMDINMPVMDGMKALEKMLGINPRGSIIMCSTIDQRTLILRALNMGALDYIVKPFTSERVEDALIRARRRVERGGL; from the coding sequence ATGAATGTTCTCGTAGTTGACGATTTGCCCTTTATGCGCATGCTCATGACACAGGCCGTTGAAGAAGCGGGCTTTCAGGTAGCCGGCCAGGCGGTAAACGGCAGACAGGCTGTGAGAATGTTCCGGGAAAATCCCGGCCTCTTGACCCTTATGGATATCAACATGCCCGTCATGGACGGTATGAAGGCCCTGGAAAAAATGCTCGGCATAAATCCCCGTGGAAGCATTATTATGTGCAGTACCATAGATCAGAGAACCTTGATTCTCCGGGCCCTGAATATGGGAGCCCTGGATTATATTGTCAAACCCTTCACATCCGAGCGTGTGGAAGACGCTCTGATCCGGGCCCGCCGCAGGGTGGAGCGCGGAGGATTATGA
- the ftsY gene encoding signal recognition particle-docking protein FtsY — MFKWFRKKQKPGGLIRRLFQLGPHSEGFYEKLEDALIEADIKASIAMEISDELRNSSQAGKLSSPEELRSFVRDVISQMILTVNLDPENNDNAIYLVLGVNGVGKTTSMAKLARRWLDAGRSVSFAAGDTFRAAAVDQLAVHAGRLGIKIFQQGQGADPSAVIFDGLESIKAKGEGILLADTAGRMHNKSQLVKELQKIDRVIRSKVDDPSYRRILVIDATTGQNGIQQAEVFHQALGIDGIILSKYDSRARGGLALSISRTLGIPFAYMGTGEGYGDISPMDPEALVESIMSAIEG; from the coding sequence ATGTTTAAATGGTTCAGAAAGAAGCAGAAACCCGGAGGCCTGATCAGACGGCTTTTCCAACTTGGCCCTCACAGCGAGGGATTTTACGAGAAGCTGGAAGACGCCCTCATTGAAGCTGATATCAAGGCTTCCATCGCCATGGAGATATCCGATGAGCTGCGGAATTCCTCCCAGGCTGGCAAGCTCTCCTCACCGGAAGAGTTGAGATCCTTCGTCAGGGATGTGATCAGTCAAATGATTCTGACGGTGAACCTTGATCCGGAAAATAATGATAATGCCATCTATCTGGTGCTTGGGGTGAATGGTGTGGGTAAGACCACATCAATGGCCAAACTTGCCCGGCGCTGGCTGGATGCCGGGCGCAGCGTCAGCTTTGCCGCGGGCGACACGTTCCGCGCCGCCGCGGTTGATCAGCTTGCCGTACACGCCGGGCGTCTGGGAATCAAAATATTTCAGCAGGGACAGGGTGCAGATCCCTCAGCGGTGATTTTTGACGGACTGGAGAGCATCAAGGCCAAGGGTGAGGGAATTCTTCTGGCGGATACTGCCGGCAGAATGCACAACAAGAGTCAGCTGGTAAAAGAACTTCAGAAGATTGACCGGGTAATCCGCAGCAAGGTGGATGACCCGTCCTACCGCCGTATTCTGGTAATTGATGCCACAACAGGCCAGAACGGCATTCAGCAGGCCGAAGTATTTCACCAGGCTCTGGGGATCGACGGCATTATTCTCAGCAAGTATGACTCACGGGCCCGGGGCGGCCTTGCCCTGAGTATCAGCAGAACTCTCGGAATTCCCTTTGCCTACATGGGCACCGGCGAGGGCTACGGGGATATTAGTCCCATGGATCCTGAAGCACTGGTGGAAAGCATCATGTCCGCCATCGAAGGGTAA
- a CDS encoding ABC transporter permease translates to MIRPSGHNRAGRRGFRRMEWILFIAGRLLKSRRKSRSSVTASLSILGLAVGVLTMITVISVMNGFQMNTIEDLIELNSFHLRIPSGSADDQGEVASLPDLPSSQELEELRGVSMAFPIIETQALVQGYFSGTQSIILKGIDPELLSRDGEFARRLKLEQGTQIPGDSIILGRELARFLGVQQGDYIQLTGLGGDSISLREPVSIELQVWETFESGYYEFDRNWGFISLETARERFQAGYRMEMAVKIDNRFEDILVMQRIRSRFPSLGENSIISWREFNRSIFGALRVEKTMMFFLVGLIFLVVGVNIFQGLRRSVHERMEDIAVLKVMGASDTDVRTIFVFEGVLIGLLGTLIGLSAGTLISANINRIFSAVEAAVAFLSRQTNFSIFSPSYFYLEEVPVSIIPGELMGICLLSFAAAMISALAASRRVSSLKPREVLNDE, encoded by the coding sequence ATGATTAGACCGTCCGGACACAACAGGGCAGGAAGACGCGGATTCAGGCGGATGGAGTGGATTCTGTTCATCGCCGGAAGGCTGCTGAAAAGCAGGCGAAAGTCCCGGAGTTCGGTTACCGCATCCCTTTCAATTCTGGGGTTGGCGGTGGGTGTTCTGACCATGATCACCGTCATCTCGGTGATGAACGGTTTTCAGATGAACACCATTGAAGATCTTATTGAGCTGAACAGTTTTCATTTAAGAATTCCCTCTGGAAGCGCAGATGACCAGGGAGAAGTGGCCTCACTTCCGGATCTGCCCTCTTCGCAGGAGCTGGAAGAGCTTCGGGGTGTTTCCATGGCCTTTCCGATTATTGAGACCCAGGCCCTGGTGCAGGGATATTTCAGCGGTACCCAGTCCATTATTCTCAAGGGTATCGATCCGGAGCTTCTTTCCCGGGACGGAGAGTTTGCCCGGCGCCTGAAGCTTGAGCAGGGCACACAGATTCCCGGGGACTCAATAATCCTTGGAAGGGAACTTGCCCGTTTTCTGGGGGTTCAACAGGGAGACTATATTCAGCTGACCGGTCTGGGCGGCGATTCCATATCTTTGCGGGAGCCGGTGAGCATTGAGCTCCAGGTCTGGGAGACCTTCGAGAGCGGATACTATGAATTTGACCGCAACTGGGGCTTTATCAGCCTGGAAACCGCCAGGGAACGTTTTCAGGCAGGCTATCGGATGGAGATGGCGGTGAAAATCGATAACCGGTTTGAAGATATCCTGGTCATGCAGCGAATTCGCTCCCGCTTTCCCTCCCTGGGTGAAAATTCCATTATCAGCTGGAGAGAATTCAACCGGAGTATTTTCGGGGCTCTTCGGGTGGAGAAGACCATGATGTTTTTTCTGGTGGGTCTCATATTTCTGGTTGTGGGTGTGAACATCTTTCAGGGGCTGAGGCGGTCGGTACATGAACGGATGGAGGACATCGCCGTTCTGAAAGTGATGGGCGCTTCAGATACGGATGTAAGAACGATTTTTGTATTCGAAGGGGTGCTCATCGGGTTGTTGGGAACCCTCATCGGGCTGAGTGCCGGCACCCTCATATCCGCCAATATCAACAGAATTTTTTCTGCAGTTGAGGCCGCAGTGGCATTTTTGAGCCGACAGACCAATTTCAGCATATTTTCTCCCAGCTATTTTTATCTGGAAGAAGTGCCGGTGAGCATTATCCCCGGTGAACTGATGGGAATATGCCTGCTCTCTTTTGCAGCAGCCATGATCTCCGCCCTGGCAGCTTCGCGGCGGGTATCCAGCCTCAAGCCCAGAGAGGTGCTGAATGATGAATAA
- a CDS encoding ABC transporter ATP-binding protein → MNGQSYLSVEGLEKRYGNGSSGITILDNLNMECSRGEITIITGESGSGKTTLLNILGGLDSADRGTVTVEDIRVSSLKEQQLFAYRQQKLGFIFQFHHLLRDFSALENTILPALIAGERRHEAESRGRELLDRVGLGERMDNLPHQLSGGERQRVAITRALINNPALILADEPTGSLDEERSREVEDLLFDLVRSREGTMIIVTHDQRLTARGDRSLHLTRGRLQQ, encoded by the coding sequence ATGAACGGTCAATCATATTTGAGTGTTGAAGGATTGGAGAAGCGCTACGGTAACGGCAGCAGCGGGATTACCATCCTGGATAATCTGAACATGGAATGTTCCAGGGGAGAGATCACCATTATTACCGGTGAAAGCGGGTCGGGAAAAACAACCCTGCTCAATATTCTGGGGGGACTGGACAGCGCCGACAGGGGAACGGTGACCGTGGAGGATATCCGGGTCAGTTCCCTGAAGGAACAGCAGCTTTTTGCCTATCGCCAGCAGAAGCTGGGCTTCATTTTCCAGTTTCACCATCTTCTCAGGGATTTTTCGGCACTGGAAAATACCATTCTCCCGGCTCTGATTGCCGGGGAACGGCGCCATGAAGCCGAGTCCCGGGGCAGGGAGCTCCTTGACCGGGTGGGCCTGGGCGAACGGATGGATAATCTGCCCCATCAGCTTTCCGGGGGGGAGCGGCAGCGGGTGGCGATCACCCGGGCACTGATCAATAACCCGGCTCTCATACTGGCGGATGAACCCACAGGCAGTCTGGACGAAGAGCGCAGCCGGGAGGTTGAAGATCTTCTTTTCGATCTGGTGCGCAGCCGGGAAGGGACCATGATTATTGTAACCCACGATCAGCGTCTGACTGCCAGAGGGGACCGTTCTCTCCATCTCACCAGGGGGAGGCTCCAGCAATGA
- a CDS encoding ABC transporter permease: protein MSSPRIGNQRPPGGGGRLGFLGSVTLRFLFGSRGFSEGKSRRGSSFRRVRGGVIGITLSLIPLVVVFVVANGMISGITARYLETGSYHIQLVSRGRAGAETSRVQEEKALEYTQVIGAYREVQGLGLLAGGKGHNGVQIRGIDPQLYEKDRGFRRYMEVNAGEFNLEEPRSIVLGQNVANTLGLEPGDRVRVITARSDGSRGLLPKVSAFTVTGIVSSGYRELDALWVFMSSEDAMSVIPPGEAREIIGIKVMDPFSLDPQAGNLSFIDLPDSSTADRPGETPFIYRFRQGLDTDWRLYTWFDLERSQYMSFITTRNLLLFIMVLIVLVAAVNISSAMIMLVLEKQEEIAVLKAMGMPNSQLMAVFVAAGGITGTIGTVLGLSLGSLAAYNVNGIVRILEYIVNAAGYLKTRLISPRDVYIPFELFNPDFYLSSIPVNLHPADVLIMAGVSIMLSVVMSLLPARRAVRLDPISLLHRH, encoded by the coding sequence ATGAGTTCCCCGCGTATCGGAAATCAGAGACCCCCGGGCGGCGGAGGCAGACTGGGCTTTCTCGGCTCTGTTACACTCCGCTTTCTCTTCGGCTCACGGGGATTCAGCGAAGGAAAGTCCCGGCGGGGGAGCAGTTTCCGCAGGGTCCGGGGAGGAGTGATCGGGATTACCCTGAGCCTCATTCCCCTTGTGGTGGTGTTTGTAGTTGCAAACGGAATGATCAGCGGAATTACCGCAAGATATCTTGAGACCGGCAGTTACCATATCCAGCTGGTGTCCCGGGGAAGGGCTGGAGCCGAGACTTCCCGGGTCCAGGAGGAAAAAGCCCTGGAGTATACCCAGGTGATCGGTGCATACCGGGAGGTGCAGGGGCTGGGACTTCTTGCCGGAGGAAAGGGCCACAACGGGGTTCAGATCCGGGGAATCGACCCTCAGCTGTATGAAAAGGACCGGGGCTTCCGCCGCTACATGGAAGTGAACGCCGGGGAGTTCAATCTTGAAGAGCCCCGATCCATCGTTCTGGGGCAGAATGTGGCCAATACTCTGGGACTGGAACCCGGCGACCGGGTGAGGGTAATTACCGCCAGGAGCGACGGTTCACGGGGGCTGCTTCCCAAGGTAAGCGCCTTCACCGTTACGGGTATTGTTTCCAGCGGGTACCGGGAACTTGACGCATTATGGGTGTTCATGAGCAGTGAAGACGCCATGTCGGTAATTCCTCCGGGGGAGGCACGGGAAATAATCGGGATCAAGGTGATGGACCCCTTTTCCCTGGATCCCCAGGCGGGGAATCTCAGTTTTATCGATCTGCCGGACAGCAGCACAGCAGACAGGCCGGGCGAAACTCCGTTTATTTACCGATTTCGGCAGGGGCTGGATACGGACTGGAGACTCTACACCTGGTTTGATCTTGAGCGCAGCCAGTATATGAGCTTCATTACCACCAGAAATCTGCTCCTGTTCATTATGGTGCTCATCGTTCTGGTTGCCGCAGTAAATATCAGCTCCGCGATGATCATGCTGGTACTGGAGAAGCAGGAGGAGATCGCCGTCCTCAAGGCCATGGGGATGCCCAACTCCCAGCTGATGGCGGTGTTCGTTGCCGCAGGGGGAATCACCGGTACCATCGGTACCGTTCTGGGGCTTTCACTGGGAAGCCTGGCGGCGTATAATGTAAACGGGATTGTCAGAATCCTGGAATATATTGTGAATGCCGCAGGGTATTTGAAAACCCGTCTGATTTCTCCCAGGGATGTCTATATTCCCTTTGAGCTGTTTAATCCCGATTTTTATCTGAGCAGTATACCGGTGAACCTGCACCCCGCCGATGTGCTGATTATGGCAGGCGTATCAATTATGCTCAGTGTGGTAATGTCCCTTCTTCCCGCCCGCAGGGCCGTTCGGCTGGATCCCATTTCCCTTCTGCACCGGCATTGA
- a CDS encoding UvrB/UvrC motif-containing protein: MSNSEDKNSPNPEEAAGTGRDESAASESAGVCEICSSDEHILVLRQMLGKKERTVNICTNCASILGIERPESGIRPQTGDLLTAVLDPGGVGPRDSRVCDSCGISYAEIRRQGLAGCARCYDVFKSEITALLRRVTNRNSHRGKLPRRLWRVKSLLIEKPELELELRRALEQENYELAARLRAAIAELEGEEKPSGRPLSHGAGKAPADENGREDGKAREEGSAAEEGKPRGDEHE, translated from the coding sequence ATGTCAAATTCTGAAGACAAAAACAGCCCGAATCCTGAAGAAGCCGCCGGAACCGGAAGAGATGAGTCGGCTGCTTCGGAGAGCGCCGGGGTCTGCGAGATCTGTTCAAGCGATGAACATATTCTGGTACTCCGGCAGATGCTGGGAAAAAAAGAGCGAACGGTGAATATCTGCACAAACTGCGCTTCCATTCTTGGAATAGAACGTCCCGAAAGCGGGATCCGGCCCCAGACCGGCGATCTCCTCACCGCCGTACTGGATCCCGGGGGCGTCGGGCCCAGGGACAGCAGGGTCTGCGATTCCTGCGGCATCAGCTATGCGGAGATCCGCCGGCAGGGACTTGCAGGATGCGCCCGCTGCTACGATGTATTCAAGAGCGAAATTACTGCGCTGCTTCGCCGGGTAACCAACCGCAACAGTCACCGGGGCAAGCTTCCCCGTCGTCTGTGGAGGGTAAAAAGCCTGCTGATTGAAAAACCCGAGCTGGAGCTGGAGCTCCGGCGGGCTCTTGAGCAGGAAAACTACGAGCTGGCCGCCAGGCTGAGGGCCGCCATCGCCGAGCTGGAAGGGGAGGAAAAGCCCTCAGGCCGGCCACTGAGCCATGGGGCGGGAAAAGCCCCGGCAGATGAAAACGGCCGGGAAGATGGAAAAGCCCGGGAAGAAGGAAGTGCCGCGGAAGAGGGAAAACCCCGGGGGGATGAACATGAGTAA
- a CDS encoding ATP-dependent Clp protease ATP-binding subunit: MFKGLTQRAQKILTILAQDEAKRFHSDQLLPEHIMIAILKEGGGLAYKALLKAMVDPAKMQVELEKNLPRKRGGFILGDVPPSPRGKKVLEDSAEEARQMGHEFIGTEHLLLACSKEGETRTFLEENQVSVDNLRDIVMDLAGYSKSSSASSESVSSQPAGGSERKRSGSQQKKTTPNLDEFARDLTAMAKSGELDPVVGRVREIDRVIQILARRNKNNPVLIGEPGVGKTAIVEGLTQKINDGSAPDVLLDKRVMTLDLAAVIAGTKYRGEFEERLKRIMKEIAQAANIILFIDELHTIIGAGGAEGAIDASNMLKPALSRGEIQCIGATTLNEYKKYIEKDAALERRFQTVMVDEPDIGHTIEILNGVKDCYEEYHNVSYTPGAVEIAATLAHRYITERFLPDKAIDLIDEAGARKRIKHSVRPDEIQELEKEIERLNDEKSNLVMSQNYERAAAVRDEVRHLKSRVEDIRQNWKITLKTEAKVVDSEDIQKVISDITGIPITRLAESESQKLLSIEDELHRSVVGQDDAIKVISSAIRRSRTGLSSPNRPMGSFIFLGPTGVGKSLLAKTLAEFLFGNSDALVRIDMSDFMEKHNVSRLVGSPPGYVGYEEGGLLTEKIRRKPYAVVLFDEIEKAHPDVFNLLLQMLEEGELQDNLGHKVNFRNTVIIMTSNAGAREITRDGAVGFKTQEGILDYREIRSSAMNELKRLFRPEFINRVDETVVFHSLSREQVMNILDIQLGEVQQRMAEKEMVLEVVKSAKDYLAEKGYDVKFGARPLRRIIQREIEDPLAMEIIRGKYGPGSHVVVGMRKGEISFSEKSGKDSENARSKEESTVAAGSGSNNN; this comes from the coding sequence ATGTTTAAGGGTCTTACGCAACGAGCGCAAAAAATACTGACCATTCTCGCCCAGGATGAAGCAAAACGATTCCATTCGGATCAGCTTCTCCCCGAACATATAATGATCGCTATTCTGAAAGAGGGGGGCGGTCTCGCCTACAAAGCCCTCCTGAAGGCGATGGTTGATCCTGCCAAAATGCAGGTTGAACTGGAAAAAAATCTTCCCCGGAAGCGGGGAGGTTTTATCCTGGGAGATGTTCCCCCCAGTCCCCGAGGGAAGAAGGTTCTGGAGGATTCCGCCGAGGAAGCCCGTCAGATGGGCCATGAATTCATCGGAACAGAGCACCTGCTTCTTGCATGTTCCAAGGAAGGGGAAACCAGAACCTTCCTGGAAGAGAACCAGGTGAGTGTGGATAACCTCAGAGATATTGTTATGGATCTTGCGGGGTACAGCAAGAGTTCCTCCGCTTCCTCCGAATCCGTTTCATCCCAGCCCGCCGGCGGAAGCGAGCGAAAGCGCAGCGGCAGCCAGCAGAAGAAGACCACCCCCAATCTGGACGAGTTCGCCCGGGATCTCACCGCAATGGCCAAGTCCGGTGAGCTGGATCCCGTGGTGGGCAGGGTAAGGGAAATCGACCGGGTTATCCAGATCCTGGCCCGGCGGAACAAAAACAACCCTGTGCTGATCGGTGAACCCGGGGTGGGCAAGACGGCCATTGTTGAAGGTCTCACCCAGAAAATCAACGACGGAAGCGCCCCGGATGTACTCCTGGATAAACGGGTTATGACCCTGGATCTTGCGGCGGTGATCGCCGGCACCAAGTACCGGGGTGAGTTCGAAGAGCGCCTGAAGAGGATTATGAAAGAGATCGCTCAGGCTGCGAATATCATTCTGTTTATTGATGAACTGCACACAATAATCGGCGCAGGCGGTGCCGAAGGGGCAATTGATGCCTCCAATATGCTGAAACCCGCCCTCTCAAGGGGTGAAATTCAGTGCATCGGTGCAACCACATTGAATGAATACAAGAAGTACATAGAAAAAGACGCCGCCCTTGAACGCCGTTTTCAGACGGTGATGGTTGATGAGCCGGATATCGGGCATACTATCGAAATCCTCAACGGGGTGAAGGACTGTTATGAGGAGTATCACAATGTCTCATATACACCCGGAGCCGTTGAAATTGCAGCCACGCTGGCCCACCGCTACATTACCGAACGCTTTCTCCCGGATAAGGCCATCGACCTCATCGATGAGGCGGGTGCCCGGAAGCGGATCAAGCATTCTGTCCGCCCCGATGAGATTCAGGAACTGGAAAAAGAGATTGAGCGTCTGAATGATGAGAAAAGCAACCTGGTGATGTCCCAGAATTATGAACGCGCCGCCGCCGTGCGGGATGAGGTGCGACACCTCAAGTCCCGTGTGGAAGATATCAGGCAGAACTGGAAAATTACCCTGAAAACCGAAGCAAAGGTTGTGGATTCCGAGGATATTCAAAAGGTGATATCCGATATCACCGGAATTCCCATTACCCGTCTTGCGGAAAGTGAAAGTCAAAAGCTTCTCAGCATTGAGGACGAACTTCATCGCAGCGTAGTGGGCCAGGACGATGCCATCAAGGTTATTTCCTCGGCCATCCGCCGAAGCCGGACGGGACTCTCAAGTCCCAACCGGCCCATGGGATCGTTCATCTTTCTGGGTCCCACAGGAGTAGGGAAATCCCTGCTGGCAAAAACGCTGGCTGAGTTTCTCTTCGGCAATTCCGATGCCCTTGTTCGCATCGATATGTCCGATTTTATGGAAAAACACAATGTGAGCCGTCTTGTGGGATCTCCTCCGGGCTATGTAGGATATGAAGAAGGGGGGCTTCTCACCGAAAAGATCCGCCGGAAGCCCTATGCAGTGGTTCTCTTTGACGAAATTGAAAAAGCCCATCCCGATGTATTCAATCTTCTTCTGCAGATGCTGGAAGAGGGTGAACTTCAGGATAACCTTGGCCATAAGGTGAATTTCCGGAATACGGTGATTATTATGACCAGCAATGCCGGGGCACGGGAAATCACCCGTGACGGAGCAGTGGGTTTTAAAACCCAGGAAGGAATCCTGGATTACCGGGAGATCCGTTCCAGCGCCATGAATGAGCTGAAGCGTCTGTTCAGACCCGAGTTTATCAACCGGGTGGATGAAACGGTTGTGTTCCACAGTCTGAGCAGGGAGCAGGTGATGAACATCCTGGACATCCAGCTGGGCGAGGTGCAGCAGCGTATGGCTGAGAAGGAAATGGTTCTTGAAGTTGTGAAAAGCGCCAAGGATTATCTGGCGGAAAAGGGCTACGATGTGAAATTCGGCGCCCGGCCTCTGCGCAGAATTATTCAGCGGGAAATTGAAGATCCCCTGGCCATGGAAATAATCCGGGGCAAGTACGGGCCCGGAAGCCATGTGGTGGTTGGAATGCGGAAGGGAGAAATATCCTTCTCGGAAAAATCCGGCAAGGACTCGGAAAATGCCCGGAGCAAGGAAGAAAGTACCGTTGCAGCAGGAAGCGGCAGCAATAATAACTGA